A part of Paenibacillus sp. sptzw28 genomic DNA contains:
- a CDS encoding PucR family transcriptional regulator, translated as MDSKRNLTVRETLHRPLFHNALVVAGENGLHRQIRWVHILEITSFETLIHGEEMILTTGLGFNLEAASSVTFVENLIKQNAACLCIELGPYFQSVSEELMELANLHGFPIILFPHTVRFVDITQDLHSMIINRHHTMLRQLESLSREFHRLTLTSQGKMSVLKLLYKSTGSQLIYRPLPGKPLFFPALSPEDQAPLVEFADACWGELDEIKPNTAPALREYRNSSAILKPIGAMDQNWAYIMMLCDHKPGEYDYLLLDSASLSIAQELLRTRYMEERKLYSENLWVDELMNGGLDDEKQIKALIGPDFKRLNELNYRVCLIEIENLYDERLSMPDHEWESVRLHLSLILRSTLEKHSFRPLITLKNNRLAVIALDIKSKVGTKARLQQALASLHLIQADEKLKDLRLLIGVGKSYSHLRNAYSSYQEAVQALSLYACYRKPILFYEELGVFQLLLGLNDGKTLQLFIRNYLGPLIDHDQVKGSDLLLTLKVYLDHDGSKQIAAQKLFIVRQSLYYRLEKITELLGEDFMAPENRISIQVALRAYQLLHPEKFSDNHKISGG; from the coding sequence ATGGATTCGAAGCGCAATCTTACCGTTCGGGAAACGCTGCACCGGCCTCTTTTTCACAATGCCCTGGTGGTTGCGGGAGAAAACGGGCTGCATCGTCAAATCCGGTGGGTGCATATTTTGGAAATTACAAGCTTCGAAACGCTGATTCATGGCGAAGAGATGATTCTCACCACAGGTCTCGGGTTTAATCTGGAAGCCGCTTCGTCCGTCACCTTCGTGGAAAATCTGATCAAACAGAACGCCGCCTGCTTATGCATCGAGCTCGGACCGTACTTTCAGTCGGTTTCGGAAGAGTTGATGGAGCTCGCGAATCTTCATGGGTTTCCGATCATTCTGTTTCCGCATACCGTTCGTTTTGTCGACATTACGCAGGATCTGCATTCGATGATCATTAACCGTCATCATACAATGCTTCGGCAGCTCGAGAGTCTATCCAGAGAATTTCATCGACTTACGCTTACTTCGCAAGGGAAAATGAGCGTTCTGAAGCTGCTGTATAAGAGCACCGGATCACAGCTTATATACCGGCCGTTACCAGGGAAACCCTTGTTCTTCCCGGCCTTATCGCCGGAAGATCAAGCTCCGCTGGTTGAATTTGCCGATGCTTGCTGGGGCGAGCTTGATGAGATCAAGCCCAATACGGCTCCTGCCCTCCGGGAATACCGCAATTCTTCCGCGATCTTGAAGCCGATAGGCGCGATGGATCAGAACTGGGCGTATATAATGATGCTCTGCGACCATAAGCCGGGGGAATATGATTATCTGCTCCTGGACTCGGCTTCTTTGTCAATTGCCCAAGAGCTTCTGCGCACCCGTTATATGGAAGAGCGAAAGCTGTACTCGGAAAACCTGTGGGTCGACGAGCTAATGAACGGCGGACTGGACGATGAGAAGCAGATTAAAGCTTTGATCGGCCCGGATTTCAAACGGCTGAACGAGCTGAATTACCGGGTCTGCCTGATTGAAATTGAAAACCTGTACGACGAGCGGCTGAGCATGCCTGACCACGAATGGGAGTCCGTTCGACTGCATTTATCTTTGATTTTACGTTCCACGCTCGAGAAACATTCGTTCCGTCCGCTCATTACGCTCAAGAACAACCGGCTCGCCGTCATCGCGCTTGATATTAAGTCGAAGGTCGGTACCAAAGCGAGACTGCAGCAGGCACTGGCGTCGCTCCACCTTATTCAGGCGGACGAGAAGCTGAAGGACCTCAGGCTGCTGATCGGGGTGGGCAAATCCTACAGCCACCTAAGAAATGCTTACAGCAGCTACCAGGAAGCCGTGCAAGCACTGTCCCTCTACGCCTGCTACAGGAAGCCGATTCTGTTCTACGAAGAGCTCGGGGTGTTCCAGCTGCTGCTCGGCCTCAATGACGGGAAAACTTTGCAGCTCTTTATTCGCAATTATCTGGGCCCGCTGATCGATCACGACCAAGTGAAAGGCAGCGACCTGCTCCTTACGCTCAAGGTGTATCTGGACCACGACGGCTCCAAGCAAATAGCGGCCCAGAAGCTGTTTATCGTCCGGCAATCCCTCTACTACCGGCTGGAGAAAATAACGGAGCTGCTGGGCGAGGATTTCATGGCTCCGGAGAACCGCATCTCCATCCAGGTCGCGCTGCGAGCCTACCAACTGCTGCACCCCGAGAAGTTCAGCGATAATCACAAAATATCGGGCGGCTAA
- a CDS encoding M20 family metallo-hydrolase → MNGFSIDADRVMRRIERLAQIGKISETGVCRLALSKEDREAVDVVRIWMEEAGMKDRIDAFGNLIGRLEGLNPEAPAVMIGSHIDTQPYAGRFDGIVGVIGAIETVQTLVEAGIVPSVPIEVAAFCDEEGCRFNKGLFGVRGILGRLEDGELEREDKNGITRRQALLEFGGDPELFAGSEYPPGRVGAFLELHIEQGPVLESLDRPVGIVTGISGPLWWTVDMYGFAGHAGSVPMGLRKDALVGAAKVIVGLQELASGDPGAPTVGTVGTLKVFPDSRNIIPEHVQFTIDLRDIDLPRRDSLERKLRTIIGNAAAEHGLSYEIREDTNSEPRYCAEHILGSIREAAREMELEAPELMSGPFHDSLAMSYYCDYGMIFVRCREGISHNPKEYASPEDIAAGVELLCRTVIKMCREQDRLELAVQNAQAAEAAQAVSGQSEQTT, encoded by the coding sequence ATGAACGGGTTTAGCATTGATGCGGACAGAGTGATGCGGCGAATTGAGAGACTTGCCCAAATTGGAAAAATCAGCGAAACGGGCGTCTGCCGGCTTGCTTTGTCCAAAGAGGACCGTGAAGCAGTGGACGTAGTGAGAATTTGGATGGAAGAGGCCGGCATGAAAGACCGGATCGATGCCTTCGGGAACCTCATTGGCCGCTTGGAAGGGCTTAACCCGGAAGCCCCCGCCGTTATGATCGGCTCGCATATCGATACCCAGCCGTATGCGGGAAGGTTTGACGGTATCGTCGGCGTGATAGGTGCGATCGAAACCGTTCAGACGCTCGTTGAGGCCGGTATCGTTCCGTCCGTTCCCATAGAGGTGGCGGCATTTTGCGACGAAGAAGGATGCAGATTCAATAAGGGGCTGTTCGGAGTCCGCGGCATACTCGGCCGTCTTGAGGATGGCGAGCTGGAGCGGGAGGATAAGAACGGCATTACGCGAAGGCAGGCGCTGCTCGAATTTGGCGGAGATCCGGAGCTGTTCGCCGGATCCGAGTACCCGCCCGGCCGGGTCGGGGCTTTTCTGGAGCTGCACATTGAACAGGGGCCGGTGCTCGAATCGCTGGACCGTCCTGTTGGCATCGTAACCGGAATATCCGGGCCCCTGTGGTGGACAGTCGATATGTACGGCTTCGCCGGACATGCCGGATCGGTGCCGATGGGTCTTCGGAAGGACGCGCTTGTCGGCGCCGCCAAAGTCATCGTCGGACTGCAGGAGCTCGCTTCGGGCGACCCGGGAGCGCCTACGGTGGGGACGGTCGGGACCTTGAAGGTGTTCCCGGACTCGCGGAATATCATTCCGGAGCATGTTCAGTTCACCATCGATCTGCGCGACATCGATCTGCCGCGCCGGGATTCTCTGGAGCGGAAGCTTCGGACAATCATCGGGAATGCGGCGGCCGAACACGGTTTGAGCTATGAGATCCGGGAAGATACGAACAGCGAGCCGCGCTACTGTGCAGAGCATATCCTCGGTTCGATCAGGGAAGCGGCCCGGGAGATGGAGCTCGAGGCACCCGAGCTGATGAGCGGCCCGTTTCACGATTCGCTGGCCATGTCCTACTATTGCGATTACGGCATGATTTTTGTCCGGTGCAGGGAAGGAATCAGCCATAATCCGAAGGAGTACGCAAGCCCGGAGGACATTGCGGCGGGGGTGGAGCTGCTCTGCAGAACCGTTATAAAGATGTGCCGAGAACAAGACAGGCTGGAACTTGCGGTACAAAATGCACAAGCGGCAGAAGCAGCGCAAGCTGTATCGGGGCAATCAGAACAAACGACATAG
- a CDS encoding NAD(P)-dependent oxidoreductase — translation MERQASLGMLPPERIIRNFAEVKPGLTRKAAMEESNRCLYCYDAPCIQACPTGINIPSFIKRIATDNLKGSAATIMDSNPVGASCSRVCPTEVLCEGACVLNGPSKPIMIGLLQRYATDWAIQSGQQLFDAGPSNGRKIAVIGGGPAGLSAARELAREGFSVVIYEAKPQAGGLDTHGIVSFRLPQHVSLWEVEQVEKLGVEIRTGVKVGVDIPAEQLIAEYDAVILAAGMGYVPPIGIEGEELEGVYDAIKLVEHTKSDLPPIPLAGARVAVIGAGNTAIDAATCSVRLGAENVKIVYRRTREEMTAYDFEYEFAKQDGVEFNWLTAPKRILGDSTGKVTHLQCVRMALTADAGKDGRPIPVPVAGSEFLLPVDAVVLAIGQKRQINLIELLGLDHDRGVVLIDETTRRTSHPKIYAAGDIVFGAGQGEAMVVSAAEQGKQTAYAISRHFAAEHVSQAAI, via the coding sequence ATGGAACGACAAGCTTCACTTGGCATGCTGCCGCCGGAGAGAATCATCCGGAACTTCGCTGAAGTAAAGCCGGGGCTGACTCGCAAGGCGGCAATGGAAGAATCCAATCGCTGTCTGTATTGCTATGATGCGCCTTGTATTCAGGCATGCCCGACAGGTATTAACATTCCTTCTTTCATCAAAAGGATCGCCACCGACAATCTCAAAGGCTCCGCCGCGACAATTATGGATTCCAACCCGGTCGGCGCAAGCTGCTCGCGTGTCTGCCCGACCGAAGTTCTATGCGAAGGCGCGTGTGTTCTGAATGGCCCTTCGAAGCCGATTATGATCGGGCTCCTCCAGCGTTACGCCACGGATTGGGCGATACAAAGCGGACAGCAGCTTTTTGATGCGGGACCTTCCAACGGGAGGAAGATCGCCGTCATCGGAGGCGGGCCTGCAGGGCTTTCCGCCGCAAGGGAGCTGGCGAGGGAAGGGTTCTCGGTTGTGATTTATGAAGCGAAGCCTCAAGCCGGGGGGCTTGATACCCACGGAATTGTCTCTTTCCGGCTGCCCCAGCATGTATCGCTGTGGGAGGTGGAGCAGGTCGAGAAACTCGGCGTCGAGATCCGCACCGGTGTCAAGGTGGGAGTGGATATACCTGCGGAACAGCTGATAGCGGAGTATGATGCGGTCATATTGGCGGCAGGTATGGGATATGTCCCGCCGATCGGCATTGAAGGCGAGGAACTCGAAGGCGTTTATGACGCCATCAAGCTCGTTGAGCATACGAAGTCGGATCTGCCGCCGATCCCATTGGCCGGAGCGCGGGTGGCCGTCATCGGCGCGGGCAATACGGCGATCGATGCCGCCACCTGCTCCGTCAGGCTGGGGGCGGAGAACGTCAAGATTGTGTACCGGCGGACGAGGGAAGAGATGACGGCATACGATTTCGAATATGAATTCGCCAAGCAGGACGGCGTTGAATTCAATTGGCTGACCGCGCCGAAGCGGATTCTCGGTGACAGCACCGGCAAGGTCACTCATCTGCAGTGTGTGCGGATGGCGCTCACGGCCGATGCGGGCAAGGACGGAAGGCCGATTCCGGTACCCGTCGCGGGCTCTGAATTCCTCCTGCCTGTCGATGCCGTTGTACTGGCCATCGGACAGAAGCGCCAGATCAACCTCATTGAGCTGCTGGGTCTCGACCATGACCGCGGAGTGGTGCTGATCGATGAAACGACCCGCAGAACGTCTCATCCGAAGATTTACGCAGCCGGTGATATCGTGTTCGGAGCCGGCCAGGGTGAAGCAATGGTCGTTTCGGCGGCGGAGCAGGGGAAACAGACGGCATATGCGATCAGCAGACATTTTGCCGCAGAGCACGTTAGCCAGGCAGCGATATAA
- the preA gene encoding NAD-dependent dihydropyrimidine dehydrogenase subunit PreA yields MADLSINLAGIKSPNPFWLASAPPTNTGYQVQRALEAGWGGAVWKTLGEPIINTSSRFAAVHFGGQRVAGFNNIELITDRPLEVNLKEIYETKKRFPNHALVVSLMVEPTREKWHEIVKRVEAVGVDGLELNFGCPHGMAERGMGAASGQQPDLVEKQTMWVKEVAQTPVIVKLTPNITDITATARHAVLGGADAISLINTINSLAGVDIHSWNTIPHVGGKGAHGGYCGPAVKPIALNMVAECARNEGVGVPISGIGGISNWQDTVEFMLMGATGVQICTAAMHHGFRIVEEMIDGLNNYLDDKGIASVTDLIGQSVPRYSDWGDLDLNYKVVARINTETCINCNKCHIACEDTSHQCIDMLTGDQGDRYLQVREEDCVGCNLCSIVCPVDGAIEMVELPNEQAPMSWNERQSAINKLNADPTRMEVI; encoded by the coding sequence ATGGCGGATTTAAGCATTAATCTGGCGGGCATTAAATCGCCTAATCCTTTTTGGCTGGCATCCGCGCCGCCCACGAATACGGGATATCAGGTTCAGCGTGCCTTAGAAGCGGGATGGGGCGGGGCGGTATGGAAGACGCTTGGCGAGCCGATCATCAACACCTCATCCCGGTTCGCGGCCGTGCATTTTGGCGGCCAGCGGGTAGCGGGTTTCAATAACATCGAACTGATTACCGACCGGCCCTTGGAGGTGAACCTGAAGGAAATATACGAGACGAAGAAGAGGTTTCCGAACCATGCGCTCGTCGTTTCCCTCATGGTCGAGCCGACAAGGGAGAAGTGGCACGAAATCGTCAAGCGGGTGGAAGCGGTCGGCGTGGACGGTCTGGAGCTTAACTTCGGCTGTCCGCACGGCATGGCGGAGCGCGGTATGGGCGCGGCTTCAGGGCAGCAGCCCGATCTGGTTGAGAAGCAGACGATGTGGGTGAAGGAGGTCGCCCAGACGCCTGTAATCGTCAAGCTGACCCCCAACATTACGGATATTACCGCCACAGCGCGGCATGCCGTGCTTGGCGGAGCGGATGCGATCAGCTTGATCAATACAATCAACAGCTTGGCGGGCGTTGACATCCACTCATGGAACACGATCCCCCACGTCGGCGGCAAAGGGGCGCACGGCGGTTACTGCGGACCGGCGGTGAAGCCGATCGCACTCAATATGGTGGCGGAATGCGCCAGGAATGAGGGGGTCGGCGTCCCGATTTCCGGGATCGGCGGCATCTCCAACTGGCAGGACACCGTCGAGTTTATGCTGATGGGCGCTACCGGCGTTCAAATCTGTACCGCAGCGATGCATCACGGCTTCCGCATTGTGGAAGAGATGATTGACGGGCTGAACAACTATCTCGATGATAAAGGCATTGCTTCGGTGACGGATCTGATCGGGCAAAGCGTCCCAAGGTATTCCGATTGGGGCGATCTGGACCTCAATTATAAAGTCGTCGCCCGCATCAATACGGAGACGTGCATCAACTGCAACAAATGCCATATCGCCTGCGAGGATACGTCGCATCAATGCATCGATATGCTGACAGGCGATCAAGGCGATCGTTACCTGCAGGTCCGTGAAGAAGATTGTGTCGGCTGCAATCTTTGTTCGATCGTATGCCCGGTCGACGGCGCGATCGAAATGGTGGAGCTGCCGAATGAACAGGCGCCGATGAGCTGGAATGAAAGGCAGAGCGCGATAAACAAGCTGAATGCTGATCCTACCAGGATGGAGGTCATATAA
- the hydA gene encoding dihydropyrimidinase — translation MKKIIKNGTVVTAADTYFGDILIDDGVIVMIGVDLDAEDAEVVDASGCYVFPGGVDPHTHLDMPFGGTVTKDDFETGTIAAAYGGTTTIIDFCLTSKDAPLSKAVETWHAKSKGKAVIDYGFHLMIGDVNDDVLFELPQIIEEEGITSLKVFMAYKNVLQADDGTLFKTLLMAKEHGSLVMVHAENGDVIAYLIDKALEEGNTEPVYHALTRPPVLEGEATGRAANLTELADSQLYVVHVTCAEAVMKIAEARNKGLRVYGETCPQYLMLDQSYLEKPDFEGAKYVWSPPLREKWNQDVLWDALLNGQLQTVGSDQCSFDFKGQKELGLNDFSKIPNGGPMIEDRFSILYSEGAHKGRISLNKFVDVISTASAKLFGLFPKKGTIAIGSDADIVIFDPHAQRTISAETHHMNVDYNAFEGMQITGEPVSVLVRGEFIIRDKQFVGTPGYGQYLHRKRFNQPGKLPIKDKTAGGVF, via the coding sequence ATGAAGAAAATCATCAAGAACGGAACCGTTGTTACGGCGGCGGATACGTATTTCGGCGATATTCTCATTGATGACGGCGTTATCGTCATGATCGGCGTCGATCTGGACGCTGAGGACGCTGAAGTCGTCGACGCATCGGGCTGCTACGTATTTCCAGGCGGCGTCGATCCGCATACCCATCTCGATATGCCGTTTGGCGGTACGGTCACGAAGGACGACTTTGAGACCGGTACGATCGCCGCAGCCTATGGCGGCACCACAACCATTATCGATTTCTGTCTGACCTCCAAGGACGCGCCGCTCAGCAAAGCGGTTGAGACATGGCATGCCAAATCGAAGGGAAAAGCGGTCATCGACTACGGCTTTCATCTGATGATCGGCGATGTCAACGATGACGTTCTGTTCGAGCTCCCCCAGATCATCGAGGAGGAGGGCATCACCTCGCTGAAGGTGTTTATGGCTTATAAGAACGTTCTTCAGGCCGACGACGGTACGCTCTTCAAGACCCTGCTGATGGCAAAGGAGCATGGATCGCTTGTCATGGTTCACGCGGAGAACGGCGATGTCATCGCCTACTTGATCGACAAGGCGCTGGAGGAAGGCAACACCGAACCGGTCTACCACGCGCTCACTAGACCGCCGGTGCTCGAGGGCGAAGCGACCGGCAGGGCGGCCAACTTGACGGAGCTGGCCGATTCCCAGCTGTATGTCGTGCATGTCACCTGCGCCGAAGCCGTGATGAAGATCGCGGAAGCCCGGAATAAAGGGCTGCGCGTCTATGGCGAGACTTGTCCGCAGTATTTGATGCTGGATCAATCGTACCTGGAGAAGCCCGATTTCGAGGGAGCCAAATATGTCTGGTCGCCGCCGCTTAGGGAGAAGTGGAATCAGGATGTATTATGGGACGCGTTATTAAACGGTCAGCTGCAAACCGTCGGCTCCGACCAATGTTCATTCGACTTCAAGGGGCAGAAGGAGCTCGGGCTTAATGACTTCTCGAAAATACCGAATGGAGGTCCCATGATCGAGGACCGGTTCTCCATTTTATATTCGGAGGGCGCCCATAAAGGGAGAATCTCGCTCAATAAGTTCGTGGACGTTATCTCTACGGCAAGCGCCAAGCTGTTCGGGCTCTTCCCGAAGAAGGGCACGATAGCAATCGGCAGCGATGCGGATATTGTCATTTTCGACCCCCACGCACAGAGGACCATATCCGCGGAAACCCACCATATGAATGTCGATTACAATGCGTTCGAAGGAATGCAGATAACCGGGGAACCGGTATCGGTTCTGGTCCGAGGCGAATTTATCATCCGCGACAAGCAGTTCGTCGGGACTCCGGGCTACGGGCAGTATTTGCACCGCAAAAGATTTAATCAGCCCGGTAAGCTGCCAATCAAGGATAAAACGGCAGGAGGCGTGTTCTGA
- a CDS encoding DoxX family membrane protein: MKVIKNVYLFPFLIVLIRVLFGIGWLLAGTTKITEKSWFKEPGLFLREYLLNSLHEPNVPTFYKTFIENIAIEQVMVLNYVIPIAQIILGIFLIAGLFTIPSILICLFMHINFILSGNMNLISLVLYTSAFSLIIFRSDVYHFSLDKYFNLYTLLTINGHKSEKTVSVPSNQEQLSINL; this comes from the coding sequence GTGAAAGTAATAAAAAATGTATATTTGTTTCCATTTCTTATTGTTTTAATACGTGTTCTTTTTGGAATAGGTTGGTTATTAGCAGGGACAACCAAAATTACTGAAAAATCATGGTTTAAGGAACCAGGTTTGTTTTTGAGAGAGTATTTATTGAATTCATTACATGAACCTAATGTCCCGACATTTTATAAAACTTTCATTGAAAATATAGCTATAGAACAGGTGATGGTTTTGAACTATGTTATCCCAATTGCCCAAATTATACTTGGCATATTCCTTATAGCAGGTTTATTTACCATACCTTCTATCCTTATTTGTCTCTTTATGCACATAAACTTCATTCTTTCTGGAAATATGAATTTAATAAGTCTTGTTCTTTATACAAGTGCGTTTTCATTGATTATTTTCAGGTCAGATGTATATCACTTCAGTCTCGATAAATATTTTAATTTATATACTCTGTTGACCATCAACGGACACAAAAGTGAAAAAACAGTCTCCGTGCCATCTAATCAAGAACAACTATCTATTAATCTTTAA